A section of the Enterococcus montenegrensis genome encodes:
- a CDS encoding glycoside hydrolase family 65 protein — MNQIQRLFDIDPWKIATKTLDKQNRRLQESLTSTGNGYMGMRGNFEEHYSGDHHLGTYLAGVWYPDKTRVGWWKNGYPDYFGKVINAVNFFSLTIKVNDTTIDLSTIPYEDFYLELDMQTGILTRHFTVKVADATIRFNFERFLSIVKKELAVLKVTAEVITGSATITIDSALDSNVRNEDSNYDELFWEEKASGKENDATYLTVQTVPNNFGIERFSVTALMKHDQKSLATTPAPLAISDAFYYEAKAGETISFEKRIVVLTSRDIPEENQVAKAVELMTAYDQSFATLKAEQVEAWKKRWELADVAINGDPAAQQGIRFNLFQLFSTYYGDDERLNIGPKGFTGEKYGGATYWDTEAYAVPLYLALAKPDVTKNLLKYRHNQLPEAHINAQKQGLAGALYPMVTFTGIECHNEWEITFEEIHRNGSIAYAIYNYTNYTGDETYLQKEGLEVLTAISRFWADRVHYSKRQQKYMIHGVTGPNEYENNINNNWYTNILAAWCLKYTLTSYHRLKDHTTVTISKTEQDKWEDIIDNMYLPADEELGIFVQHDTFLDKDLMPVTDLDSAELPLNQHWSWDKILRSCFIKQADVLQGIYYFSDQFTLEEKRKNFNFYEPMTVHESSLSASIHAILAAELGMEEKALEMYERTARLDLDNYNNDTEDGLHITSMTGSWLAIVQGFAQMKTDHETLRFAPFLPSKWESYAFHINYRGRLLAVTVTKEAVTLKLVLGEALAVSLYDESYTLVDEITAAMNN; from the coding sequence ATGAATCAGATTCAGCGGTTATTTGACATTGACCCATGGAAAATTGCGACGAAAACTTTAGATAAACAAAACAGACGCCTACAAGAATCACTAACAAGTACCGGAAACGGCTATATGGGGATGCGAGGAAATTTTGAGGAGCACTATTCTGGTGACCATCATCTAGGTACTTATTTAGCTGGTGTTTGGTATCCAGATAAAACGCGCGTTGGCTGGTGGAAAAATGGCTATCCAGACTACTTTGGTAAAGTAATCAATGCTGTTAATTTTTTTAGCCTTACGATTAAAGTCAACGATACAACAATTGATTTGTCAACAATTCCCTATGAAGATTTTTATTTAGAACTTGATATGCAAACTGGGATTTTAACCCGCCACTTTACAGTCAAGGTCGCCGACGCTACAATTCGTTTCAACTTTGAACGCTTCTTATCGATTGTTAAAAAAGAATTAGCTGTTCTAAAAGTTACGGCCGAAGTAATTACAGGTAGCGCAACGATTACCATTGACTCTGCTTTAGATAGCAATGTTCGTAACGAAGATAGTAATTACGATGAATTATTTTGGGAAGAAAAAGCAAGTGGTAAAGAAAACGATGCTACTTACTTGACCGTCCAAACGGTACCCAACAACTTTGGAATCGAACGTTTCAGTGTGACTGCGTTAATGAAACACGATCAAAAATCATTAGCGACAACACCAGCACCGTTAGCAATTTCAGATGCTTTTTATTACGAAGCAAAAGCTGGGGAAACAATTTCTTTTGAAAAACGAATTGTCGTTTTAACGAGTCGTGATATTCCAGAAGAAAATCAAGTCGCAAAAGCAGTTGAATTGATGACTGCCTATGATCAATCGTTTGCTACATTAAAAGCAGAACAAGTTGAGGCTTGGAAAAAGCGTTGGGAATTAGCAGATGTTGCTATTAATGGTGATCCTGCAGCCCAACAAGGCATCCGTTTCAACTTATTCCAACTATTTTCAACTTATTACGGCGATGATGAGCGGTTAAATATTGGACCAAAAGGTTTTACCGGTGAAAAATACGGCGGTGCAACATATTGGGATACCGAAGCCTATGCTGTCCCACTTTACTTGGCCTTAGCAAAACCTGATGTCACCAAAAACCTTTTAAAATATCGGCATAACCAATTACCAGAAGCCCACATCAATGCCCAAAAACAAGGATTAGCTGGCGCTTTATATCCAATGGTAACTTTTACTGGGATTGAATGTCACAATGAATGGGAAATTACTTTTGAAGAGATTCATCGGAACGGTTCTATCGCTTATGCGATATACAACTATACGAACTACACTGGTGATGAAACTTATTTACAAAAAGAAGGATTAGAGGTTTTAACTGCTATTTCCCGTTTCTGGGCAGATCGTGTCCATTATTCAAAACGACAACAGAAATATATGATTCACGGTGTAACTGGTCCTAACGAATACGAAAATAATATTAACAACAACTGGTATACCAATATTTTAGCAGCTTGGTGCTTGAAGTACACCTTAACAAGCTACCATCGCTTAAAAGATCACACTACCGTTACCATCAGTAAAACAGAACAAGATAAATGGGAAGATATCATTGACAATATGTATTTACCTGCAGATGAAGAGCTTGGTATTTTTGTGCAACACGATACGTTTTTAGACAAAGATTTAATGCCTGTAACCGACTTAGACTCTGCTGAATTGCCTTTAAATCAACATTGGTCTTGGGATAAAATTTTGCGCTCTTGTTTTATCAAACAAGCAGATGTCTTACAGGGAATTTATTATTTTTCTGATCAATTTACTTTGGAAGAAAAACGTAAGAACTTCAACTTCTATGAACCTATGACTGTTCATGAATCATCTCTTTCTGCTAGCATTCACGCTATTTTAGCTGCTGAATTAGGCATGGAAGAAAAAGCGTTGGAAATGTATGAACGAACTGCCCGTTTAGATTTAGATAATTACAACAACGATACCGAAGACGGTTTGCACATTACTTCAATGACCGGTAGTTGGCTTGCAATCGTTCAAGGCTTTGCCCAAATGAAAACTGATCACGAAACATTGCGTTTTGCGCCGTTTTTACCAAGCAAATGGGAAAGCTATGCCTTTCACATCAATTACCGCGGAAGACTTTTAGCCGTGACTGTAACAAAAGAAGCAGTCACTTTAAAACTTGTTTTGGGAGAGGCCCTTGCAGTATCCTTGTATGATGAAAGTTATACCTTAGTAGACGAAATCACAGCAGCGATGAACAATTAA
- a CDS encoding LacI family DNA-binding transcriptional regulator, translating to MSITVKDVAKKAGVATSTVSRVINDHPSISEETKKKVRKVMKDLGYVPNVTARNLGKQIASAIGIILPPLDSKERLGNPFYLETIEAVNEEASTYQMSVAVASAPDFETLLENVKRMHLQKQVDGFILTYSDNHDPVIAYLYDNKIPFTLIGQPYQNESEIVFVDNDNQLLGKQATEYLIARGHKDILFATNTTRENLYFERYFGYQKALMMANLTTQPAVKFETPEDYVVFEDILKDTQATALVVIDDLFAMRIMQLAQIYGKKIPDDLSLISFNNSIFSTLVHPYITSLDIDVARLGKMATQKLMEQINQQITDGIKVIVPHQLIQRETVLDLTKLS from the coding sequence ATGAGCATCACTGTAAAAGATGTCGCCAAAAAAGCCGGCGTAGCTACTTCGACGGTTTCCCGCGTCATCAATGACCATCCTAGCATCTCTGAAGAAACCAAGAAAAAAGTCCGCAAAGTTATGAAGGACTTAGGCTACGTTCCCAACGTTACGGCGCGCAATCTCGGTAAACAAATTGCCAGTGCGATAGGCATCATCTTGCCTCCTTTAGATTCAAAAGAACGTTTAGGCAACCCCTTTTATTTAGAAACTATCGAAGCGGTCAACGAAGAAGCCAGTACCTATCAAATGTCTGTGGCTGTTGCTTCTGCGCCAGATTTTGAGACTCTTTTGGAAAATGTTAAACGGATGCATCTACAAAAACAAGTTGACGGCTTTATCTTAACTTATTCGGATAATCATGATCCAGTTATTGCCTATTTATATGACAATAAAATACCTTTTACTTTAATTGGACAGCCTTATCAAAACGAAAGCGAAATTGTTTTTGTCGATAATGACAACCAATTACTTGGAAAACAAGCAACGGAATATTTAATTGCCCGCGGGCACAAAGATATCTTATTTGCTACGAATACGACCCGGGAAAATCTTTATTTTGAGCGCTATTTTGGCTATCAAAAAGCCTTGATGATGGCAAATTTGACGACTCAACCGGCAGTTAAATTTGAAACACCCGAAGATTATGTTGTCTTTGAAGATATATTAAAAGATACCCAGGCTACTGCATTAGTCGTTATTGATGATCTGTTTGCGATGCGTATTATGCAGTTGGCCCAAATTTATGGTAAAAAAATTCCCGACGATTTATCGTTAATTAGTTTTAATAATTCCATTTTCTCCACACTCGTCCATCCTTATATCACTAGCCTTGATATTGATGTCGCTCGCTTAGGAAAAATGGCAACACAAAAATTGATGGAGCAAATTAATCAACAGATCACAGACGGGATTAAAGTCATTGTTCCCCACCAGCTAATCCAACGAGAAACTGTTTTAGACTTAACAAAATTATCTTAA
- the manA gene encoding mannose-6-phosphate isomerase, class I gives MMEPLFMKPVFQEKIWGGNRLHTVFGFDLPSDKIGEDWAISAHPHGVSVVENGEFAGQKLDDLWQNHKELFGNPTEPVFPLLIKILDAEDELSVQVHPDDKYGMEHEGELGKTECWYIIDAAPGAEIIYGHHAQTREELAEMIHAERWDDLLTRVPVQKGDFYYVPSGTIHAIGKGIMILETQQSSDTTYRVYDYDRKDDSGNTRELHIQQSIDVTTIPALKPELNVTEVKKGNSSIITYLKTDFFNVYEWQVKGELHLDAHAPYTLMTVIDGFGELKVNGKSYEMPMGTSCIMPNGISDWTVEGDCSIIASEPGAKE, from the coding sequence ATAATGGAACCATTATTTATGAAACCTGTTTTTCAAGAAAAAATTTGGGGTGGCAATCGATTACATACAGTTTTCGGTTTTGACTTACCCAGTGATAAAATTGGAGAAGATTGGGCGATTAGTGCCCATCCCCATGGTGTAAGTGTCGTTGAGAATGGCGAATTTGCTGGACAAAAATTAGACGATTTATGGCAAAACCACAAAGAGTTGTTTGGTAATCCTACTGAACCTGTTTTTCCACTACTGATTAAAATTTTAGATGCAGAAGATGAATTATCTGTCCAAGTACACCCAGATGATAAATATGGGATGGAACACGAAGGTGAATTAGGTAAAACCGAATGCTGGTATATCATTGATGCCGCGCCGGGTGCAGAAATTATTTATGGGCACCATGCACAAACCAGAGAAGAATTAGCTGAAATGATTCATGCTGAACGCTGGGATGACTTATTAACTCGTGTGCCAGTGCAAAAAGGCGATTTCTATTATGTACCAAGTGGGACAATTCATGCCATTGGTAAAGGTATTATGATTTTAGAAACTCAGCAAAGTTCTGATACTACCTACCGTGTGTATGACTATGATCGTAAAGATGATAGCGGAAATACACGGGAGTTACACATCCAACAATCTATTGATGTAACGACCATACCAGCTTTAAAACCAGAATTAAATGTAACAGAAGTAAAAAAAGGAAATTCAAGTATTATCACCTATTTGAAAACTGACTTCTTTAACGTTTACGAGTGGCAAGTTAAAGGTGAATTGCATCTAGACGCTCATGCACCATATACGTTAATGACTGTGATTGACGGTTTCGGTGAATTAAAAGTTAACGGTAAATCTTATGAAATGCCAATGGGAACAAGTTGTATTATGCCAAACGGTATTTCTGATTGGACAGTTGAAGGTGACTGCAGCATTATCGCTTCAGAGCCTGGTGCAAAAGAATAA